Proteins encoded in a region of the Raphanus sativus cultivar WK10039 chromosome 8, ASM80110v3, whole genome shotgun sequence genome:
- the LOC108820912 gene encoding EPIDERMAL PATTERNING FACTOR-like protein 9 isoform X2 has protein sequence MKHERRNMKLRCISFFFLLFGLLLGNFVVQASKARSIDDKLSLPRQVHLPFSRRRMIGSTAPTCTYNECRGCRYKCRAEQVPVEGNDPINSAYHYRCVCHR, from the exons ATGAAGCATGAAAGGAGAAACATGAAGCTACGATGCATatccttcttctttcttctattCGGTTTGCTTCTTGGAAATTTTGTAGTCCAAG CTTCAAAAGCTCGTTCTATCGACGATAAGCTTTCACTTCCCCGACAAGTCCATCTCCCG TTCTCAAGGAGGCGTATGATTGGGTCGACGGCACCAACTTGTACTTACAACGAATGCAGAGGATGCAGATACAAATGCAGAGCTGAACAAGTCCCCGTCGAAGGCAATGATCCTATCAACAGTGCTTACCATTACAGATGCGTTTGTCATAGATAA
- the LOC108820912 gene encoding EPIDERMAL PATTERNING FACTOR-like protein 9 isoform X1 has translation MKHERRNMKLRCISFFFLLFGLLLGNFVVQASKARSIDDKLSLPRQVHLPSVCYNLFTQFSRRRMIGSTAPTCTYNECRGCRYKCRAEQVPVEGNDPINSAYHYRCVCHR, from the exons ATGAAGCATGAAAGGAGAAACATGAAGCTACGATGCATatccttcttctttcttctattCGGTTTGCTTCTTGGAAATTTTGTAGTCCAAG CTTCAAAAGCTCGTTCTATCGACGATAAGCTTTCACTTCCCCGACAAGTCCATCTCCCG AGCGTATGTTACAATCTTTTCACACAGTTCTCAAGGAGGCGTATGATTGGGTCGACGGCACCAACTTGTACTTACAACGAATGCAGAGGATGCAGATACAAATGCAGAGCTGAACAAGTCCCCGTCGAAGGCAATGATCCTATCAACAGTGCTTACCATTACAGATGCGTTTGTCATAGATAA